One Schistocerca nitens isolate TAMUIC-IGC-003100 chromosome 1, iqSchNite1.1, whole genome shotgun sequence DNA segment encodes these proteins:
- the LOC126234259 gene encoding uncharacterized transmembrane protein DDB_G0289901-like, whose translation MPPPPPPSPTPPPPHPIHCCGNGLPSSSEVKYFQVSKTREDRGEREGARGGEREGARGGEREGARGGEREGARGGEREGARGGEREGARGGEREGARGGEREGARGGEREGARGGEREGARGGEREGARGGEREGARGGERGGRQRGRAEGARGGEREGARGGEREGARGGEREGARGGEREGARGGEREGARGGEREGARGGEREAPEGESGRAPEGESGRAPEGESGRAPEGESGRAPEGRAGGRQRGRAGGRRGGEREGARGGEREGARGGEREGARGGEREGARGGEREGARGGEREGARGGEREGARGGERGGRQRGRRGEREGARGGEREGARGGEREGARGGEREGARGGEREGARGGEREGARGGEREGARGGEREGARGGEREGARGGEREGARGGEREGARGRAGGRQRESGRAPEGEREGARGRAGGRQRESGRAPEGEREGARGRAGGRQRESGRAPEGER comes from the exons ggggagagcgggagggcgccagagggggagagcgggagggcgccagagggggagagcgggagggcgccagagggggagagcgggagggcgccagagggggagagcgggagggcgccagagggggagagcgggagggcgccagagggggagagcgggagggcgccagagggggagagcgggagggcgccagagggggagagcgggagggcgccagagggggagagcgggagggcgccagagggggagagcgggagggcgccagagggggagagcgggagggcgccagagggggagagcggggagggcgccagagggggagagcggagggcgccagagggggagagcgggagggcgccagagggggagagcgggagggcgccagagggggagagcgggagggcgccagagggggagagcgggagggcgccagagggggagagcgggagggcgccagagggggagagcgggagggcgccagagggggagagcgggaggcgccagagggggagagcgggagggcgccagagggggagagcgggagggcgccagagggggagagcgggagggcgccagagggggagagcgggagggcgccagaggggagagcgggagggcgccagagggggagagcgggagggcgcagagggggagagcgggagggcgccagagggggagagcgggagggcgccagagggggagagcgggagggcgccagagggggagagcgggagggcgccagagggggagagcgggagggcgccagagggggagagcgggagggcgccagagggggagagcgggagggcgccagagggggagagcggggagggcgccagagggggaga aggggagagcgggagggcgccagagggggagagcgggagggcgccagagggggagagcgggagggcgccagagggggagagcgggagggcgccagagggggagagcgggagggcgccagagggggagagcgggagggcgccagagggggagagcgggagggcgccagagggggagagcgggagggcgccagagggggagagcgggagggcgccagagggggagagcgggagggcgccagagggggagagcgggagggcgccagagggagagcgggagggcgccagagggagagcgggagggcgccagagggagagcgggagggcgccagagggagagctggagggcgccagagggagagcgggagggcgccagagggagagcgggagggcgccagagggagagcgggagggcgccagagggagagcgggagggcgccagagggagagcggtag